Sequence from the Lepisosteus oculatus isolate fLepOcu1 chromosome 13, fLepOcu1.hap2, whole genome shotgun sequence genome:
aaaaaaattaaatgggtTTCTGAAGTACTTTATTTTTCATCACCAGACAAAGGTCTGTAATTATTAGCTGTCATAATCAACTGCAAacagtaatatataaaatactgaagacattttttaacatacagtagcatttgtttgaatcattttatttggaaagCATTTGAcacatctgaaacattttctggAGTTGTTTTTATATAAACTTTGTTCAATAATCTCCCACCTGCCAGGGCTGCACAGTTGTGATGTCTGCACAGGAGTTATTTTGAAAGGGCCCTTTTCCAGGCTCGCAGGACATCAGATTGTGCAGGGAGTGTGCCAAGGCGTACACTGCTTTATACACGTTGTAGGAAGCCCGCAGTTCTGAAACATCACTGTAAGCAGTTTTGGTTTTTCCAATGTCTTCTGAACCTGTGCAGATTTTGCTATttaacaaatgtgaaaaattatGATTGATTGCTATGTCTGGAAATGTGCAATCAAACATTGtctcccaaaacattttaactaaATTGTTTTTGGTATCAAACACAGGGCGAATCTGAAGGAGAAATTTTTCCAGCCCTGGGATTTCTCCTCTGCGAACTGCGATTCCTATAGTCCCACCTAAATAAGGCAGTAACTCCTTAGTGTGGAAGACAGGTGAGGAAGCCCAGCCCTCACTCGCAATCCACTGCCTGCCTGTGATGTTTTGTTGAACGATTTCTTCTGTCAGTGGAATCAGATAAGCTCCTGTAGAAAACACGACAATAACTTTGGCCGTTGACTGTTTGATGGTCCTGATGATCTTAAGAATTTCAGACTTGTCATTGTTACGAGGGAGGATTTCAGAGAAAGCTATGCAGCCAAACTTATTTACTTCCTCAATAAATGTCTTGGCAGCATACAGCCCATAGTCATCATTGCTCACAATTACACCAACCCAAGTCCACCCATAATGCTTGAAGATCTGAACCATGGCTTTGACCTGGAACGTATCACTGGGAATAGTCCTGAAGAAAGAGGGGAACTCCTTTCTATTGCTTAGGCAAGAGCAGGTGGCATAATAACTGACCTGCAATTGAAAGAACAAAGTTATTGTCTTTAAAAACATGGAAATGAAGAAATGCCTAACAAATatgtattcatgtactgtatattgcagatTTGAGGTCATGTAATTCATGAATCTTGAATACTTTATCATTTCAAAATGCCATCTTATGCAACCCTAATAAGATTAATTTGATCTTATTAATatgcatttaatattaatatgaatttaCAACCTAatgaattaatttgattttagaatacaaaaagtaaagaaatatatatttttaaaaaacatagccaaGAAAATCcagaacttaaaaaaacatcgACTTGAACAAATACTTGTACTGCCCATATGTTTTTCAGTACTGCTCCTCTTATCAGTCCCTTACTGTACCATTGGGACCCGGAAGAGGCCCACCATTCTTGATATGGCGATAGAATGTGTTGATGCAGAATCCCCAACAATGGCTAAGACAGGGGGAGTCCCTGTACAGCTGTAGTCAGTGACAGAATCATCCTCTCCGCTGATCAGAGCTGTTGAAACCCGAATTGCCACTTCTAGGTTCTCACAGTTGTCATACAGCCTGTATCCCAGTGTGATGTTAGGGAGAAGAGCAGGGTCTCTGTTGATTTCCTCAATGGCAAAAGCCATGCTCTGTGCATACTGAAATCCTGCAAAGTGAAAACTGGCAGAAGACACAATAatgagttaaataaaaaaaacagaacgcAGCCTTTTTCTTGCACCATGTTTACTATGACACAAGATGATAAAATTAAGACTGTCACTTGAAAATATGCACAAAATTATATCATTAATATGAAATCTAGGGACAACTGATTCCAAAATTGAGGTACTCGCTTATGCacttacaattaaaaataagatcaaTAATTCTAAAGAAAATATGATATTCTTCTATTTCCATTAATGTAATTGCACAATAGGTATTGTAACTCACCTTAGGTTTATTTGTAACACATTTCTTAATTGTTCTGCGTACATCCTGTATGTATAGACATAATGATTTAGCTTATAACATAGTAAGCATTCTCTCGTGTCAGGAAACTGTGCTGTCTCAAACATTCTATCAAGTATATAAAGTCACTCACCGCTCACATCTCAATTGCTCAGGCTTAGCAGTAAAAGACAGTTCAGGATACACTGTTATAAAGTGGATTTCAAATATCCCACCCAAAATGATATCCCCTTCTTTATACAGCCCATACAAGTTAAATTCTTCTCTGAGTCTGCATGTGGGCACAACATCAGTGTCTGCTAGCCCAACTAAgcccaaaaatacaaaaacatacagaCCAAACTGCATTGTTTCAGAACAAATGAACCTGCCTTCTACCAGTGATCAAATTCACAGCTATATAGACAATGTCTGACTCTCGGGATTTCTGTGAATGACATCAGAGAACCGTTCAATGGTGGGGATTGTAATAGTGTGCAAACAATACATCACCCAGAAAGGGAATTCGCAAAcagaatactgttttttttacaaattgccTTTACATACTTCCACTGTCCCGCTATAAATGTTCTCCATGAAGTTGTAGGGTCTGGTTTTCCACTAATAGTGATCCTCTATGGCCACCGTCAAAGCTAAGTACCACTGAACATGTCTGCCAGTAGTAAATAAACAacagaacaagtaaaaggtttattcaatgctgaaaagagaagaaagaaaacataatgttttggccgtggagccttcttcaggtttcagaaggctccactgccatagtgttgtgttttctttcttctcttttcagcatgtaataaacctattacttgttccgttgcagcctaagcatgctgactcAGCTCCCCACCTGTAAATAAACAAAGTTAGCAACAGTTTGAAACCCTACCAGGAAATATTCGGCGATTATCTATGCTACTCAAAACTCAGcatacaattacagtatgtattttaaatgataaaaagattgtatatttaataatagattttttttttaaaaggactgAATGGATTGGAGTAACCTAAATCAGATCTGATGCTTGGGAATTTCAACACGGAAaccacaaaatattttcaaatagatGTTATTATTAATTGAACTGAAAACATGTGGTCCATATGCTGAATCCGAAACCTAGATAAAAGTTAGAGAAAGAGAAGagcaaaaatgtaatgtaaaaacagCATTAAAACCTTGTGGTGAGCTATTTTAAGTAAAAGGGTGAGTTATTGAAATATAGCAATACACAGATCAtagtagaagaaaaaaatacaattaaaatgatgTATAATAAAGTGTATAACTTTACTCACTTCTCAATTTCTAGAATGTcgaaagtaaaaaagaaataatttaaattctatGCAGTATctgcaaagagaagaaaggagggAGCCCCTAGTGGAGATCAGGAACAGCTGTAACAGACAAGTTCACACAGTAAAGAAGGGGTGTCCTGAGTAACAGAGTGGGGACCCTCAGTTAAGAGGCACAGTAAAGAAGGGGTGTTCTGAGTAACAGAGTGGGGACCCTCAGTTAAGAGGCACAGTAAAGAAGGGGTGTCCTGAGTAACAGAGTGGGGACCCTCAGTTAAGAGGCACAGTAAAGAAGGGGTGTCCTGAGTATCAGAGTGGGGACCCTCAGTTAAGAGGCAGTGTTTCCTCCTGGCTCTGCAGCAGGCAAGCTTATCGGCCCTCATTCTCTCTCCACAGCTGCCTGAAGGTGGCAGCCAGCTGCAGGAGGTCTCACTCCTGGCTCCTCTCCTGCTGCTCCTGTAGCTCACAGCTGGGCGTGGAGGACTGAAGCCCCTGAGGACTGTGCTCTCCTGGAGTCAGAGCACCACAGCTCATCTCTGCTTCATCACAGCCTCTCTGTTCAGTTTCTCTCCTCTCCATGAGCTCCACCTTACAAGTGAAATGTTTATGAATGACAAAAGTTGAAAGAGCAGTTACCAATTCACTCCACTGTTAGAGCAAGTAAGTTAGAgcaagtaaaattaaatattgtaaataatgCTTCAGaactaatatatttttatctatATTAAacctttcagtttctttctttttcagttttgttttgaaaaaaatcaatgcaaatGCACTCATGCTGGTTAGATAAATTCAATTGCTGGAAATGTATTATAAAGATATATACTATGAATCCTGCTTCAAGTGTCAACAAACATGATCAGCTTaatactaaattaaaataagcCGCATTGAAGATATTCTGCAGATATTTTTAATAGCACAAAATAATACAGTCGTGGGTTACTCTTCATTACTGGTTCCCTGCAATGGAACAATAGCCTCATTATATTCCATCCAGCAACTCTCCAGAGACACTCCATTCTCTCGAGGGTCACAATGAGTGTGAGCCTAACCCGTGTGGCAGTGCCGTGGCCATGCCACCTGACCATAGCAGGGTGCACACATTCGGACTGGATGATTCAGAGACACCACTTTAcccagccagcatgtctttggaagctGGCAGGAAAATCTTTAAATCTTCTatttaaatgttgtttaattTGAGCTAAATGTTGAGCATCGCATCCACTGAGACACATCAAGGGTGCTCTTCACATGAACCACTGCTTCGAGCTGTAGTGTCCAGGTGGGAGGCTGTGTTTCCCTCAGTTATGTGGCAGGTACTGTGCCTGCTCCTGACAAATGAGAAAACCACAGTGTgagaaatatacatttctttttaggGAACAGTGATGATGTTACATTTTAGTGAATGAATTTATCATTTGTAACAGCGCtaggaaagttaaaaaaatgtttggaattCTAATATATGGTCTTATGAAGGGGTCTGAAATTCTCACTAAGATGAAACACACTGATTCTGTTTGCTAGGGTGCAGTCTACTTAGAAATGTTCACCACGGGCATATTTTCATTACTTCACAGTGAGTCACTGTTTAAGGAGGTCCTCATACTTTAAGAGCACCATGTAGATGCAATgagcacaaacaaaaaataaaaaagtattcaaAACAAGTTTTAGAAAATgagctgtttgaaaaatttaTTTATATGCAGTTCATACAATAGACTGTATAGACACATCTGTCTACACTGTAAGGTAGAAAAGAGACTATTATATGAAAAGTGCTTTAACTTTGGTGCAAGAAgttaaagaaaagcaaaacctcCAGCTTGTTCAGTCCATGCCTGGAGAGTGTGGCATTCATCTCAGTCTTGTCTGTAGAACAAGTAATTGATCTTAGATTTGTCTAGACAACAGGAAACACCTTCTCAAAAAAAGAAGTGCAAATTGTTCTGCTGTTGTTCAAAGGTCTACATGTGATACAAAATAAAGcatgaaaattaaaacagcCTATTTCAGATAAGAAAATCATGTACCCTGAGCTCCAAACAGTAATATACCTTCATTTCTTAGGAGCTGCTCTGCCCATAAGAGATTTCTTGGTATTTTTCTCTGGATGAAGCAGAATGATGTAACATTTTGGTACAAATATCGCAATGAGGAGACCAAAGCTTGAAGCCAAGATTGCAAAAATCTCCACAGCATCCGAATATTTCCCAGGAGAGCTGACATAAGCTGGTATGAAAGCGATCCAAACTGCACAGAAGATGAGCATGCTGAAAGTGATGAACTTGGCTTCATTGAAGTTATCAGGCAGGTTCCTTGCAAGGAAAGCCAGAAGAAAGCAGACACTGGCGAGCAAGCCTATGTACCCCAGCAGGAAACTA
This genomic interval carries:
- the LOC138242210 gene encoding extracellular calcium-sensing receptor-like isoform X2 encodes the protein MQFGLYVFVFLGLVGLADTDVVPTCRLREEFNLYGLYKEGDIILGGIFEIHFITVYPELSFTAKPEQLRCERFHFAGFQYAQSMAFAIEEINRDPALLPNITLGYRLYDNCENLEVAIRVSTALISGEDDSVTDYSCTGTPPVLAIVGDSASTHSIAISRMVSYYATCSCLSNRKEFPSFFRTIPSDTFQVKAMVQIFKHYGWTWVGVIVSNDDYGLYAAKTFIEEVNKFGCIAFSEILPRNNDKSEILKIIRTIKQSTAKVIVVFSTGAYLIPLTEEIVQQNITGRQWIASEGWASSPVFHTKELLPYLGGTIGIAVRRGEIPGLEKFLLQIRPVFDTKNNLVKMFWETMFDCTFPDIAINHNFSHLLNSKICTGSEDIGKTKTAYSDVSELRASYNVYKAVYALAHSLHNLMSCEPGKGPFQNNSCADITTVQPWQLLHYLARVNFTTHYGDRVSFDANGDALAIYDVMNWQRADDGSVKTVTIGLFDESAPAGQQLTLNEDKIFWNFESNSPPRSVCSESCQPGTWKATRKGEPLCCFDCVPCAEGEISNHTDSVECFKCLPEYWSNPSRDQCVLKKIEFLSYEETLGISLTTIAIFGAFISAGVLAVFIYYRNTPIVRANNSELSFLLLLSLILCFLCSLLFIGQPLHLTCMLRHVVFGISFVLCISCILVKTIVVIMAFRATLPDNNVMKWFGAAQQRGTVFVFTVIQALICIIWLSTASPVPFKNTQYQNSKIIFECNVGSITGFSFLLGYIGLLASVCFLLAFLARNLPDNFNEAKFITFSMLIFCAVWIAFIPAYVSSPGKYSDAVEIFAILASSFGLLFAIFAPKCYIILLRPEKNTKKALMGRAAPKK
- the LOC138242210 gene encoding extracellular calcium-sensing receptor-like isoform X1 — translated: MQFGLYVFVFLGLVGLADTDVVPTCRLREEFNLYGLYKEGDIILGGIFEIHFITVYPELSFTAKPEQLRCERFHFAGFQYAQSMAFAIEEINRDPALLPNITLGYRLYDNCENLEVAIRVSTALISGEDDSVTDYSCTGTPPVLAIVGDSASTHSIAISRMVGLFRVPMVSYYATCSCLSNRKEFPSFFRTIPSDTFQVKAMVQIFKHYGWTWVGVIVSNDDYGLYAAKTFIEEVNKFGCIAFSEILPRNNDKSEILKIIRTIKQSTAKVIVVFSTGAYLIPLTEEIVQQNITGRQWIASEGWASSPVFHTKELLPYLGGTIGIAVRRGEIPGLEKFLLQIRPVFDTKNNLVKMFWETMFDCTFPDIAINHNFSHLLNSKICTGSEDIGKTKTAYSDVSELRASYNVYKAVYALAHSLHNLMSCEPGKGPFQNNSCADITTVQPWQLLHYLARVNFTTHYGDRVSFDANGDALAIYDVMNWQRADDGSVKTVTIGLFDESAPAGQQLTLNEDKIFWNFESNSPPRSVCSESCQPGTWKATRKGEPLCCFDCVPCAEGEISNHTDSVECFKCLPEYWSNPSRDQCVLKKIEFLSYEETLGISLTTIAIFGAFISAGVLAVFIYYRNTPIVRANNSELSFLLLLSLILCFLCSLLFIGQPLHLTCMLRHVVFGISFVLCISCILVKTIVVIMAFRATLPDNNVMKWFGAAQQRGTVFVFTVIQALICIIWLSTASPVPFKNTQYQNSKIIFECNVGSITGFSFLLGYIGLLASVCFLLAFLARNLPDNFNEAKFITFSMLIFCAVWIAFIPAYVSSPGKYSDAVEIFAILASSFGLLFAIFAPKCYIILLRPEKNTKKALMGRAAPKK